From the Streptomyces sp. NBC_01216 genome, the window CCACGACACGCCCGCGGGCCCAGTCCAGTCCCCGGTCGTCCCGCACCCCCAGGTCCGTGCGGAGATCAGCCTCGCCCAGCGCCACACCGTGCACGGACGGGTGCGCGGAGGCGATGGCGTAGGCGTGTTCCACGGCCAGGGCGCTCTCCAGGAGCGGGTACAGCGGGATGCCGGGGAACGCCTCGGCGATCCGGTGGACGTCACCGGAGTGGGTCACCTTCGGGAGACGGAAGCCGCGCAGGCCGGGCAGGGGGGCGAGCGGCGGGATGTCGCGCGCCGCGTGGACACGGACGTGGACCGGGACGGGGTGCGGATCGGCGAGGAGATCCACGGTGGCCGCCAGGGCGTACGCCTTGCGGTCCGGCGCGACCGCGTCCTCCAGGTCGACGATCACCACGTCCGCCCCGGAGCCCAGCGCCTTGCGGACGACGGCGGGGCGGTCCCCGGGGGCGTACAGCCAGGTGAGGGGGAACGTCATACGGCTCCTTCGCCGCGCAGCGCGGCGATCTCGCCGGGGTCGAGCCCGAGCTCGGCGAGGACCTCCGCGGTGTCGGCGCCGTGCGGCCGTCCGGCCCAGCGGATCGCGCCGGGCGTGTCGGAGAGCCGGAAGAGGACGTTCTGCATGCGCAGCGGGCCCAGCTCCGGGTCCGCGACCTCGGTGATGGTGTCCAGGGCCAGGTACTGCGGGTCCTCCAGCACGTCCCGGACGTCGTAGACCGGCGCGATCGCCGCCTCCGCCTTGTCGAAGGCCGCCAGGGCGTCGTCGCGGGTGTGCCGGGCGATCCAGGAGCCGACGGCCTCGTCGAGGACGTCGGCGTGGGCGGCCCGGCTCGTCCCCTCGGCGAACCACGGTTCGTCGATCAGGTCGGGGCGGCCGACCAGCCGCATCACGCGTTCGGCGACGGACTGGGCGGAGGTGGAGACGGCGACCCAGGCGCCGTCGGCGGTCCGGTAGGTGTTGCGGGGAGCGTTGTTGCGGCTGCGGTTGCCGGTCCGCGGCTGGACGTAGCCGAGCTGGTCGTACCAGGTGGCGTGGGGGCCGATGACGGACAACATCGGTTCGATGATCGCCATGTCGACGACCTGGCCGCGGCCGCTGGCGGTCCGGGCGGTCAGCGCCGTCATCACCGCGTACGCCGTGGCCAGGGCGGCGACGGAGTCCGCCAGACCGAACGGGGGAAGCGTGGGCGGGCCGTCCGGTTCGCCGGTGAGTGCGGCGAAACCGCTCATCGCCTCGGCGAGGGTGCCGAAGCCCGGCCGGCGCGCGTACGGGCCGAACTGGCCGAAGCCGGTGACCCGGGCCAGGACCAGACGCGGGTTGGCGCCGGAGAGCTCCTCCCAGCCCAGGCCCCAGCGTTCCAGGGTGCCGGGCCGGAAGTTCTCCACGATCACGTCGGCGTCGGCGGCAAGACGCAGCAGCGTGGCACGGCCTCCGTCGGTGGAGAGGTCGAGGGTGATCGTCCGCTTGTTGCGGCCCAGCACCTTCCACCAGAGGCCGACCCCGTCCTTGGCGGGGCCGTGGCCGCGGGACGGGTCGGGTCTGCGCGGGTGCTCGACCTTGACCACGTCGGCGCCGAAGTCGCCGAGCATCATCGCCGCCAGCGGCCCGGCGAACAGCGTGGCGAGATCGAGGACGCGCAGGCCCCGCAGGGGAGCGGCGGTCTCGGTTCCGGAGCGGGTCATACGGTGTCGACCTCCAGGCCGGTGCGGGCGTCGTGGGCGGCGTCGATCTCGGCGCGGAACGGCATCGAGGTCGAGGCCCCGGGCCGCTGGACGGACAGCGCGGCGGCGCTCGACGCCCAGGCCAGCGCCCGCTCCACGGGCCGTCCCTCGGCGAGGGCGACCGCCAGCGCGCCGACGAAGGTGTCCCCGGCCGCGGTGGTGTCCACGGCTGTCACCCCGGGGGCGGGGACCGTGAGGGGGGCCGCACCGCGGACCGCGTACAGGCAGCCGGCCCGACCGAGGGTGACGACCACCTCGGGCACGGTCCGCAGCAGGGCCTCGGCCGCGCCGTGCGGGTCGGCGATGCCGGTGAGCGCGGCGGCCTCGTGCTCGTTGGGGACCAGCAGATCGGTGGCGGCCAGGAGTTCGGGGGGCAGCGGCTGGGCGGGGGCGGGGGTCAGGATGGTCCGGACCCCGAGTCGGCGGGCGGTGACGGCGCCCTCGGTGACGGCGGACAGGGGCAGTTCGAGCTGGAGGAGGAGAGCGTCGGCGGTGGCGATCAGGGCGTCGTCGCCGTGGTCGAGGGAGGTGACGGTGCCGTTGGCGCCGGGGACGACGACGATCGAGTTGCCGCCCTCGTCGTCGACGACGATGTGCGCGGTGCCCGAGGGTCCCTCGGCGGTGCGCAGGAGATCCGTGTCGACACCGGAGGCGTCCAGCGCGGCCCGCAGTCGCGGGCCGAAGTCGTCGGCGCCGACCGCGCCGATCATCGCCACCTCGGCGCCGGCGCGCGCGGCGGCCACCGCCTGGTTGGCGCCCTTGCCGCCGGGGACCGTCCGGAACGCACGGCCGGTGACGGTCTCTCCGCGGGCGGGGGCCCGCGCGACGAAGGCGACGAGATCCATGTTGGTGCTGCCGAGCACCACGATGCCGGTCATGGGCGTACTGCCTCCAGATGTGTCATTGCGGCGAGGGTGTCGAAGCCGATGCCGTCGAAGGACGGGACCGAGGTCGCCAGCCTGTTCTTGAGGGGGGAGATCCAACGTTCGGGCAGCCGGTCGGGCCGGCCGGCGAGCAGGCCGGCGACGGAGCCGGCGGTGGCGCCGTTGGAGTCGGTGTCCCAGCCACCGGAGACCGCCGCGCAGACGGACCGGGTGAAGTCGCCGTCGCCGTGGGTGAGGGCGGCGGCGAGTACGGCGGCGTTGGGGACGGCATGCACCCAGTGATACCCGCCGAGGGCGGCGTGGAGCCGGTCCACGACCGTGTCGAAGTCCGCGGTGGCGCGGGCGGTCCCGATGCCGAGGCGGACGGCGCGGGCGAGCCGGGAGCGAGGGGGGACCACGGCGAGCCCGGAGGCCAGGGCCTGGTGCACGTCGGCGGTGCCGGTCGCGGCGGTGGCGAGGGTGGCCGCGACGAACATCGCGTCGTAGACGCCGTTGCCGGTGTGGGTGAGCGTCGCGTCCCGGTGCGCCTGCGCGGCGGCGGCGACCGGGTCGCCCGGCCGGGTCCAGCCGTGCACGTCGGCCCGGATCCGGGCGCCGATCCACTCGCGGAAGGGATTGCGGCGGACGGCGGTCGACGGGGGCTCGACGCCGTCGAGGAGGTTGCGGTAGGCGACGCGCTCGGCGGTGAAGGTGCGGCCGGCGGGGAGTTCGTCGAGCCAGAGGCGGGCGACGTCGGCGGTGGTGAAGTCGCGGCCGTACCGCTGGAGGAGCAGCAGGTTGAGCAGGGTGTAGTCGAGGTCGTCGTCCTCCGGCATCCCGTCGATGTTCTCGGCGAGGGAGGTGGCCGCGGAGCGGCGGTTCCACGGGTGGGCGGCCAACAGCGCCGGAGGGACGCCCCGCGCGGTGAACCAGGAGGAGAGCGGCCAGTTCCCGGCGGCCCGGGCGAGTGCGCGGATCGCGGGGAGCGGCAGCTTCTCGACGGGTTTGCCGAGCAGGCATCCCGCGGCGCGCCCGAGCCAGGCGGCGTGCAGGGCCTCGCGGAGCCGGTCCGGGGCACCCGCCCCGGGCGGCGCGGCGGTGCGGGAGAGCGGGGCCGGTCCCCGGGGGGCGGACGGCGCGAGGGTTCCCGCCGGGGTCGCCGGAGCCAGTCTCCGGATGGCGGGGAGCGGGGTGGGTTCCGTCGAGGCGAGCGGGGACGGCAGGGCGGCCAGTTCGTCGAGCAGGGCCTCCGCCAACGTGCGGAGCTCCGGGCGGGGGGTGGCGGAGGCGCCCGACGCCGCGGGCGCGGGACGCCCGCCCGCGGCGGTCCAGCGGGCGGCGGCCGAGGAGGCGTCGCGGCCGTCCTCCGCGGCCTGGCGCAGTTCGTGGCCGACCAGGTCCTCGGGCTGGACCCAGGTGACGCGGAGGTTCATCGAGCCGTGCTCGTCAGGGCCGCGTACGCCGACTCGTGCGCGCGCCGCCGGGCCGTGTCACGGGCGAACACCTCGTGGGTGACCGTGGTCAGGGCCGCCGCGGGGGCGTGCAGGTCCAGCCGGCTCGCGTCCGCCACCTGCTTCGCCCACGCGGCGGGCACGGCCCGCTCCCCCCGCAGCGCGCCGACGATCGCGCCCGCCATCGTCGCGATCGAGTCGCAGTCGCGGCCGTAGTTGACCGCGCCGAGCACCGTCCGCCGGTAGTCGCCCGAGCCGACCAGCAGCATTCCCAGGGCGACGGGCAGTTCCTCGGTCGAGTGGAGCCGGGACGGGCGGCGTGCTCCCAGCGAGGGGGAGCGGTATTCCGGGCCCACCGTGTCGAAGGGCGCCACCGCCGTGCGCAGCGGGCCGATCGCGGA encodes:
- a CDS encoding HpcH/HpaI aldolase/citrate lyase family protein, with protein sequence MTFPLTWLYAPGDRPAVVRKALGSGADVVIVDLEDAVAPDRKAYALAATVDLLADPHPVPVHVRVHAARDIPPLAPLPGLRGFRLPKVTHSGDVHRIAEAFPGIPLYPLLESALAVEHAYAIASAHPSVHGVALGEADLRTDLGVRDDRGLDWARGRVVVAARAAALPPPAQSVHPDIRDLDTLAASCARGRALGFLGRAAIHPRQLPVIEQAYLPTPDEIAAAEEVVKAAQTEEGALALPDGRFVDAAVVEGARRVLTLANRA
- a CDS encoding CaiB/BaiF CoA transferase family protein translates to MTRSGTETAAPLRGLRVLDLATLFAGPLAAMMLGDFGADVVKVEHPRRPDPSRGHGPAKDGVGLWWKVLGRNKRTITLDLSTDGGRATLLRLAADADVIVENFRPGTLERWGLGWEELSGANPRLVLARVTGFGQFGPYARRPGFGTLAEAMSGFAALTGEPDGPPTLPPFGLADSVAALATAYAVMTALTARTASGRGQVVDMAIIEPMLSVIGPHATWYDQLGYVQPRTGNRSRNNAPRNTYRTADGAWVAVSTSAQSVAERVMRLVGRPDLIDEPWFAEGTSRAAHADVLDEAVGSWIARHTRDDALAAFDKAEAAIAPVYDVRDVLEDPQYLALDTITEVADPELGPLRMQNVLFRLSDTPGAIRWAGRPHGADTAEVLAELGLDPGEIAALRGEGAV
- the rbsK gene encoding ribokinase; this translates as MTGIVVLGSTNMDLVAFVARAPARGETVTGRAFRTVPGGKGANQAVAAARAGAEVAMIGAVGADDFGPRLRAALDASGVDTDLLRTAEGPSGTAHIVVDDEGGNSIVVVPGANGTVTSLDHGDDALIATADALLLQLELPLSAVTEGAVTARRLGVRTILTPAPAQPLPPELLAATDLLVPNEHEAAALTGIADPHGAAEALLRTVPEVVVTLGRAGCLYAVRGAAPLTVPAPGVTAVDTTAAGDTFVGALAVALAEGRPVERALAWASSAAALSVQRPGASTSMPFRAEIDAAHDARTGLEVDTV
- a CDS encoding ADP-ribosylglycohydrolase family protein, yielding MNLRVTWVQPEDLVGHELRQAAEDGRDASSAAARWTAAGGRPAPAASGASATPRPELRTLAEALLDELAALPSPLASTEPTPLPAIRRLAPATPAGTLAPSAPRGPAPLSRTAAPPGAGAPDRLREALHAAWLGRAAGCLLGKPVEKLPLPAIRALARAAGNWPLSSWFTARGVPPALLAAHPWNRRSAATSLAENIDGMPEDDDLDYTLLNLLLLQRYGRDFTTADVARLWLDELPAGRTFTAERVAYRNLLDGVEPPSTAVRRNPFREWIGARIRADVHGWTRPGDPVAAAAQAHRDATLTHTGNGVYDAMFVAATLATAATGTADVHQALASGLAVVPPRSRLARAVRLGIGTARATADFDTVVDRLHAALGGYHWVHAVPNAAVLAAALTHGDGDFTRSVCAAVSGGWDTDSNGATAGSVAGLLAGRPDRLPERWISPLKNRLATSVPSFDGIGFDTLAAMTHLEAVRP